A single Longimicrobiaceae bacterium DNA region contains:
- a CDS encoding glycogen-binding domain-containing protein — MNERIHGYLDGDLPLDELSPHERASALRMERSLGLAASHIRTGHAPELVGRVMAALPQPAPAAAPRPSSARRAWAWLWTPRRIAFDLRPGAALAGAMAFALAAVMLPVRGPGVPTLPIAVADAPQPPPVYVQFRLDAAGARQVELAGTFTGWKPRVEMQQTSPGVWTALVPLRPGVHDYAFVVDGDRWVADPNAPHVDDSFGGTNSRISLPPPGNAA, encoded by the coding sequence ATGAACGAACGAATCCACGGATACCTGGACGGCGACCTGCCGCTGGACGAGCTGTCTCCCCACGAGCGCGCGAGCGCCCTGCGGATGGAGCGCTCGCTGGGCCTCGCCGCGTCGCATATCCGCACCGGCCACGCGCCCGAGCTGGTGGGCCGCGTGATGGCCGCGCTTCCCCAGCCCGCGCCTGCCGCCGCCCCGCGCCCGTCGTCCGCCCGCCGCGCCTGGGCGTGGCTGTGGACGCCGCGCCGCATCGCCTTCGACCTGCGCCCCGGTGCCGCGCTGGCGGGGGCGATGGCGTTCGCGCTCGCCGCGGTGATGCTGCCCGTGCGCGGCCCCGGCGTGCCCACGCTGCCCATCGCCGTGGCCGACGCGCCGCAGCCGCCGCCGGTGTACGTACAGTTCCGGCTGGACGCGGCGGGCGCGCGGCAGGTGGAGCTGGCGGGCACCTTCACCGGCTGGAAGCCTCGGGTGGAGATGCAGCAGACCTCGCCCGGCGTGTGGACCGCGCTGGTGCCGCTGCGGCCAGGCGTGCACGACTACGCGTTCGTGGTGGACGGCGACCGCTGGGTGGCGGACCCCAACGCTCCGCACGTGGACGACAGCTTCGGCGGCACGAACAGCCGCATCTCGCTTCCGCCGCCGGGGAACGCCGCGTGA
- a CDS encoding NifU family protein — protein MIQLTQPARDKVQSLVDAEVVRDPALRIELAAKGAGASPLQRQYEISLVERDEKQKTEIAINLEGIRILLNLDTANLLSGATVDWSDADGGFSVEGDKPRPVAPPTSTGTVGVSGPLADRVQEVIDELINPRIAAHGGAVEMVDVSDDTLYVRMSGGCQGCAASAATLRQGIERMVKEEIPEIREIVDLTDHGAGENPYF, from the coding sequence ATGATCCAGCTCACGCAGCCTGCCCGCGACAAGGTCCAGTCCCTGGTGGACGCCGAGGTGGTGCGCGACCCCGCGCTGCGCATCGAGCTGGCGGCCAAGGGCGCCGGCGCCAGCCCGCTCCAGCGCCAGTACGAGATCTCGCTGGTGGAGCGCGACGAGAAGCAGAAGACGGAGATCGCCATCAACCTCGAAGGCATCCGCATCCTGCTCAACCTGGACACCGCCAACCTGCTCAGCGGCGCCACGGTGGACTGGTCCGACGCCGACGGCGGGTTCAGCGTGGAGGGCGACAAGCCGCGGCCCGTCGCGCCGCCCACCTCCACCGGCACCGTGGGCGTCTCCGGCCCGCTCGCCGACCGCGTGCAGGAGGTGATCGACGAGCTGATCAACCCGCGCATCGCGGCGCACGGCGGGGCGGTGGAGATGGTGGACGTGAGCGACGACACGCTCTACGTGCGCATGAGCGGCGGCTGCCAGGGCTGCGCCGCGTCGGCCGCCACGCTGCGCCAGGGCATCGAGCGTATGGTCAAGGAAGAGATCCCCGAGATCCGCGAGATCGTGGACCTCACCGACCACGGCGCCGGCGAGAACCCGTACTTCTGA
- a CDS encoding glycogen-binding domain-containing protein yields MRAALACTLAALALAPAAARAQWSVDVAAGRAVNDPLAARVTSTNASAGVHFDGRDGRAVYLYGGGPLGSEGPAWGAGGFAAWVGRDFGPVSLGLDLGGDGYGYGAAGIVPAGYGGAGRALPTLALRGGRLLVQLRSGAVGAYSQVGDSSEWRVMHDSRARLAVTAAPGLEVSADGRFLRAKERDYPYVGGGAELDRGPASAWAFAGKWLASVFPTPAVAYGAGASLRMRCGTELSLSFEQAPTDPVYFTAPRRTWSVQLSRAFGRRARAEAPARVVQAALPVLPADEGGRVAITLPAATAEVAAAGAASPPTVAGDFTGWKPVPMTRQGGVWTVRLPIAPGTYHYGFRTAAGVWFVPAGVPQVDDDFGGTSAVLVVK; encoded by the coding sequence GTGAGAGCGGCGCTGGCCTGCACGCTCGCCGCCCTCGCGCTGGCGCCCGCCGCCGCGCGGGCGCAGTGGAGCGTGGACGTGGCCGCCGGCCGCGCGGTCAACGACCCGCTGGCGGCGCGCGTGACCTCCACCAACGCCTCCGCCGGCGTGCACTTCGACGGGCGCGACGGGCGGGCGGTGTACCTGTACGGCGGCGGTCCGCTGGGGTCCGAGGGGCCAGCGTGGGGCGCCGGCGGCTTCGCGGCGTGGGTGGGCCGCGACTTCGGCCCGGTGAGCCTGGGCCTGGACCTGGGCGGCGACGGATACGGCTATGGCGCGGCCGGCATCGTTCCGGCCGGCTACGGCGGCGCGGGCCGCGCCCTGCCCACGCTGGCGCTGCGCGGCGGCCGGCTGCTCGTGCAGCTGCGGTCGGGAGCGGTGGGCGCCTACAGCCAGGTGGGCGACTCCTCGGAGTGGCGGGTGATGCACGACTCCCGCGCGCGGCTGGCGGTGACGGCGGCGCCCGGCCTTGAGGTCTCGGCCGACGGGCGGTTCCTGCGGGCGAAGGAGCGCGACTACCCGTACGTGGGCGGGGGCGCGGAGCTGGACCGCGGGCCCGCCAGCGCCTGGGCGTTCGCGGGCAAGTGGCTGGCGAGCGTCTTCCCCACGCCGGCTGTCGCGTACGGCGCGGGTGCCAGCCTGCGGATGCGTTGCGGGACGGAGCTTTCGCTGTCCTTCGAGCAGGCACCCACGGACCCGGTGTACTTCACCGCGCCGCGCCGCACCTGGAGCGTGCAGCTGAGCCGCGCCTTCGGGCGCCGCGCGCGGGCCGAGGCGCCCGCGAGGGTGGTTCAAGCCGCGCTGCCGGTGCTGCCGGCCGACGAGGGCGGGCGCGTCGCCATCACGCTGCCCGCCGCCACGGCCGAGGTGGCGGCCGCCGGCGCCGCCTCGCCGCCCACGGTGGCGGGCGATTTCACGGGGTGGAAGCCGGTGCCCATGACGCGCCAGGGCGGCGTGTGGACGGTGCGGCTGCCCATCGCGCCCGGCACGTACCACTACGGCTTCCGCACGGCGGCGGGCGTCTGGTTCGTGCCCGCGGGGGTGCCGCAGGTGGACGACGACTTCGGCGGGACCTCGGCGGTGCTGGTGGTGAAGTAG